In one window of Hevea brasiliensis isolate MT/VB/25A 57/8 chromosome 10, ASM3005281v1, whole genome shotgun sequence DNA:
- the LOC110650051 gene encoding uncharacterized protein LOC110650051, whose amino-acid sequence MHASRQEGLDVWKITRYNGPHTCSNPAISKDHYKLDSKIICHFIMPLVEQQPSVKISALQAECKDKIGYELSYRKTWKARHIAIVKIYGGWEESYGRLRRLMITLCKQNPGSPVLIEDDELFIDNHLVLGYKVFDRMFWSFKQLIEGFKHCRPIICIDSTFLYGKYKGCLFCATALDGNNHIFPIAWAIVDCEDGRNWDWFMKCLRVFVTDREDICVISDRHKGIIKAMQDDWWQPPTAHHRFCIRHSLSNYNTKFKNSVMKDALCKAAHQNQKKKFYEAMYKIRDMHQETYDWAVKIDSQKWTRSHDGGKRYGSMTTNTIESMNGMLKGLRALPITAMLERTLKCYELMFHALGDEVYWPESNGDPLVPDSTRKRQKGRPMSSRRNNKMNWMLKGKLRERSTIYCSICREPGHNRQSCPIKNVDR is encoded by the exons ATGCATGCGTCCCGGCAAGAAGGTCTAGATGTATGGAAAATTACTCGTTACAATGGACCTCATACGTGTTCAAATCCAGCCATCTCAAAGGATCATTACAAATTGGATTCAAAAATTATTTGTCATTTCATAATGCCTTTAGTTGAACAACAACCGAGTGTAAAGATTTCAGCCTTACAAGCTGAATGTAAAGACAAAATCGGTTATGAACTTAGTTATAGGAAAACTTGGAAGGCAAGACATATAGCAATTGTAAAGATTTATGGAGGTTGGGAAGAATCTTATGGTCGGTTGAGACGATTAATGATAACATTGTGCAAGCAAAACCCTGGATCTCCTGTCCTAATTGAAGATGATGAATTATTTATCGATAATCATTTAGTTTTGGGATACAAGGTTTTTGACCGGATGTTTTGGTCATTTAAACAATTAATTGAGGGATTTAAGCATTGTCGCCCTATTATATGCATTGACTCCACTTTTTTGTACGGGAAGTATAAAGGCTGTTTATTTTGTGCAACAGCCCTGGATGGAAATAACCATATCTTTCCCATTGCATGGGCCATTGTTGATTGTGAAGATGGAAGGAATTGGGACTGGTTTATGAAATGTTTAAGAGTGTTTGTCACTGACCGAGAAGATATATGTGTCATATCGGACAGACACAAAGGGATTATAAAGGCAATGCAGGATGATTGGTGGCAACCTCCTACAGCTCATCACCGGTTTTGCATTCGGCACAGCTTAAGCAATTATAATACGAAGTTTAAGAATTCAGTCATGAAAGACGCATTATGTAAGGCTG CGCATCAAAAccaaaagaagaaattttatGAAGCAATGTACAAAATTCGAGATATGCATCAAGAAACATATGATTGGGCAGTAAAGATAGATTCGCAAAAGTGGACTCGATCTCATGACGGAGGTAAAAGGTATGGGTCAATGACGACAAACACTATTGAGTCAATGAACGGAATGCTTAAAGGATTACGTGCATTACCAATAACTGCAATG TTGGAACGAACATTGAAATGTTATGAGTTAATGTTCCATGCTCTTGGAGATGAAGTTTATTGGCCAGAATCAAATGGCGATCCTCTTGTTCCTGACTCAACAAGGAAAAGGCAGAAAGGGAGACCAATGTCCAGTAGAAGGAATAACAAAATGAATTGGATGCTTAAGGGAAAATTAAGGGAGAGGTCAACAATCTACTGTTCCATTTGTCGTGAACCAGGACATAATAGACAAAGTTGCCCTATAAAGAATGTAGATCGTTAA
- the LOC110647465 gene encoding wall-associated receptor kinase-like 1, protein MATETSSSLYCLFIFHLFLFIVHQPSNCQQEYLNNTQLNCDQNPSISKGYLCNGNQMPCQSFLTFFSRPPFDFPISIAYLLGSEASSIALINNISVNDRIPPEKSIIVPVSCSCTGSIYQHNTPYTIKSTETYFSIANDTYQGLTTCQALMGQNYYDPQNLQVGTELMVPLRCACPSQNQTENGVISLLMYMVTWGDSITSIANDFGADVESILTANRLPQNGVIFPITPILVPLKSDSCKVNPGGKFFCHCPNGYLADGAEGLNCRPESKKFPVKLVTVLGISIGIGLLCLFLFSYKLYKFLKNRRHRIRKDRFFERNGGFLLQQRLSYFGRDKKSNLFTEEELQRATDNYNQSRFLGQGGYGTVYKGMLPDGTIVAVKRSKTIDRTQIEQFINEVVILSQINHRNIVKLLGCCLETEFPLLVYEFISNGNLSHHIHEQDHESSLPWEHRLRIASEVAGAIAYMHSAASSPIFHRDIKPSNILLDDKYGAKISDFGTSRSIPLDRTHLTTAVQGTFGYLDPEYFHTSQFTEKSDVYSFGVVLIELLAGEKPISSARSEDERNLVAHFISSTKEDRLLEILDPRVAKEGRKEDVHAIAKLAVRCLRLNGKKRPTMREVAMELDGLRKSQNCIQIDQQPGLLKDEASLMHPIGEPGQDNITFSLEMESTTF, encoded by the exons ATGGCCACGGAGACATCATCATCATTATACTGCCTTTTCATCTTCCACCTCTTTCTGTTCATAGTTCATCAACCATCAAATTGCCAACAAGAATATCTAAACAATACCCAGTTGAACTGCGATCAAAACCCTTCCATTTCTAAAGGGTATCTTTGCAATGGCAATCAAATGCCATGCCAGTCCTTTCTAACCTTTTTTTCCCGCCCACCCTTTGACTTCCCCATTTCCATTGCTTACCTCTTAGGTTCAGAAGCCTCAAGTATAGCCTTGATCAACAACATATCAGTCAATGACAGAATTCCCCCAGAGAAATCTATCATAGTTCCTGTTTCTTGTTCATGTACAGGTAGCATTTACCAGCATAATACACCTTACACCATTAAAAGTACAGAAACCTATTTTAGTATAGCAAATGACACTTACCAAGGCCTGACTACTTGCCAGGCCCTAATGGGTCAAAACTACTATGACCCCCAAAATCTTCAGGTGGGAACAGAGCTGATGGTTCCACTAAGATGTGCTTGTCCAAGTCAAAACCAAACAGAAAATGGAGTGATCTCCTTGTTGATGTATATGGTGACATGGGGAGATTCGATCACATCAATTGCGAATGATTTTGGGGCCGATGTAGAAAGTATACTTACAGCCAACAGATTGCCACAGAACGGCGTGATCTTTCCCATCACTCCTATATTGGTTCCACTTAAAAGCGATAGTTGCAAGGTTAATCCAGGAGGGAAGTTCTTTTGCCACTGTCCTAACGGCTATCTTGCAGATGGAGCAGAAGGTCTTAATTGCAGACCAGAGAGTAAAAAGTTTCCTGTCAAATTGGTTACAGTGTTAG GCATCAGCATTGGTATCGGACTGCTATGTTTATTCCTTTTCAGTTACAAGTTATACAAATTCCTAAAGAATAGAAGACACAGAATTCGTAAAGACAGATTCTTCGAGCGAAATGGTGGCTTCTTGTTGCAACAAAGGCTCTCATATTTTGGAAGAGATAAAAAGTCAAATCTATTTACTGAAGAGGAGCTGCAACGAGCTACTGACAACTACAACCAGAGTAGATTTCTTGGCCAGGGAGGCTATGGAACTGTATACAAAGGGATGCTACCAGATGGTACCATAGTTGCTGTTAAAAGATCAAAAACTATTGACAGAACCCAAATTGAACAATTTATAAATGAGGTTGTGATTCTATCCCAGATAAATCATCGAAACATTGTGAAGCTTCTTGGTTGTTGTTTGGAAACTGAGTTTCCATTGCTAGTTTATGAGTTCATTTCTAATGGAAACCTTTCCCATCATATTCATGAGCAAGACCATGAATCTTCGCTTCCATGGGAGCATCGCTTAAGAATTGCAAGTGAAGTAGCTGGAGCAATAGCATATATGCATTCTGCAGCTTCATCCCCAATCTTCCATAGAGATATCAAACCTTCAAACATACTCCTAGATGATAAATATGGCGCAAAAATATCAGATTTTGGGACTTCAAGATCAATCCCATTAGACAGAACTCACCTGACCACTGCAGTACAGGGAACCTTTGGTTACCTAGATCCTGAATACTTCCACACAAGTCAATTCACAGAAAAAAGTGATGTGTACAGTTTTGGGGTTGTGCTAATAGAACTCCTAGCAGGGGAAAAACCTATCTCTTCTGCCAGATCTGAAGATGAGAGAAACCTTGTAGCACATTTCATATCATCGACAAAGGAGGATCGCCTTCTAGAAATTTTAGATCCTCGAGTTGCCAAAGAAGGAAGGAAAGAAGATGTTCATGCCATTGCAAAGCTTGCAGTGAGATGTTTGAGATTGAATGGGAAAAAGAGGCCTACAATGAGAGAAGTAGCAATGGAGCTGGATGGATTGAGGAAGTCTCAAAATTGCATACAAATTGATCAACAGCCTGGGTTGCTGAAAGATGAAGCATCCCTCATGCACCCTATTGGTGAGCCAGGACAGGACAACATTACCTTTTCCTTGGAAATGGAATCTACCACTTTCTAG
- the LOC110647467 gene encoding thiamine-repressible mitochondrial transport protein THI74: MKTKVWRWVLGLIYIVAVATIWIAASFVVQSVVDAGVSPFLVTYICNSLFVIYIPLVEIGRYLEDSYGSLFFWRNKKSSPLQELGDSEEVVLLGESDMGAKVDGLNPSVPLEEGESSHHGDGVGSPVEFTSHSIERILPLEEANKGVDAKGRWTRTRVAKVSLLICPFWFLAQLTFNLSLKYTTVTSNTILSTASSLFTFLVSLAFLGEKFTWVKLVSVLLCMAGTIIVSLGDSKTGLSAIASNPLLGDFLALISAGLYSVYITLIRLKLPDDDDDGKSGQASMAQFLGFLGLFNLFIFLPIPLILDFTMLEPFNMITWKQFGLIIGKGLLDNVLSDYLWAKAVLLTTTTVATAGLTIQVPLAAIIDSLTGNAPRFMDYLGAMAVMIGFAGINIPSDTCSQSIEASVESENQTLNSTHQDQSPSPQGAVGIS, encoded by the exons ATGAAAACTAAAGTTTGGAGATGGGTTTTAGGTTTGATATACATAGTTGCTGTTGCAACTATCTGGATAGCTGCTAGTTTTGTTGTTCAATCTGTTGTAGATGCTGGGGTTTCACCATTTCTCGTTACATACATTTGCAATTCATTGTTTGTGATTTACATTCCCTTAGTTGAAATTGGGCGCTATTTAGAGGATTCTTATGGAAGCTTGTTTTTCTGGAGGAATAAAAAGAGCAGCCCTTTACAAGAATTGGGAGATTCAGAGGAGGTCGTTCTTCTAGGAGAGAGTGATATGGGTGCAAAAGTTGATGGTTTGAATCCATCTGTTCCTTTGGAAGAGGGAGAAAGTAGTCATCATGGAGATGGTGTTggttcaccagtggaatttaccTCACATTCCATTGAAAGGATCTTACCTTTAGAAGAGGCTAATAAAGGAGTTGATGCCAAAGGGCGATGGACACGCACTAGAGTGGCAAAGGTCAGCTTGCTAATATGCCCATTTTGGTTTCTTGCACAGCTGACTTTCAATCTGTCATTGAAGTATACTACAGTGACG TCAAATACCATTTTAAGTACTGCTTCCAGCCTTTTCACCTTTTTGGTCTCTCTGGCATTCCTGGGTGAAAAGTTCACTTGGGTGAAGCTTGTTAGTGTTCTCCTCTGCATGGCTGGGACTATAATTGTCAGCTTGGGAGACTCAAAAACTGGTTTAAGCGCAATTGCTTCAAACCCTCTTCTTGGAGATTTTCTTGCTCTCATATCAGCCGGGTTGTATTCAGTGTACATTACACTCATTCGCCTAAAATTgcctgatgatgatgatgatggaaaGAGTGGTCAAGCCAGTATGGCACAGTTCCTTGGATTCCTAGGGCTTTTCAACCTCTTCATTTTCCTTCCCATTCCCCTTATACTGGATTTCACCATGTTAGAGCCGTTTAATATGATTACCTGGAAGCAGTTTGGTCTAATCATTGGCAAAG GCTTGTTAGATAATGTGTTGAGTGACTATTTATGGGCAAAGGCTGTTCTTTTGACAACCACCACAGTTGCAACAGCTGGTCTTACAATTCAGGTTCCATTAGCAGCTATTATAGATTCACTAACAGGCAACGCCCCTCGCTTCATGGATTACCTTGGAGCCATGGCTGTGATGATTGGGTTTGCTGGAATTAACATTCCTTCTGATACTTGTAGCCAATCAATAGAAGCAAGTGTTGAATCAGAAAACCAAACTCTTAATTCAACTCATCAAGATCAGTCACCATCCCCGCAAGGAGCAGTTGGCATTTCATAG
- the LOC110647468 gene encoding uncharacterized protein LOC110647468, translated as MAEEGHRVILNVYDLSQGLARRLSTTFLGKAIEGIWHTGVVVYGNEYYFGGGIQHDSARRTPYGTPIKVVDLGITHVPQDVFELYLQEISPRYAAETYSLLTHNCNNFSNEVAQFLVGATIPQYILQLPNEVMRSPMGALIMPMMQNLETTLRAGAVPQAPQFRPQPSPAATNVKKSRVNGPSPSTNKVVRATDEVVKSEDTKSKERTTSEKSIPRAVKPSAAVEKQSVNGVAADPIGDARSKVQEEIDREFAAIKATGTLHASEAAALATRRVMQRYGNLH; from the exons ATGGCAGAG GAGGGTCACAGGGTTATCTTAAATGTGTATGACCTCAGCCAAGGATTGGCACGTCGGCTTTCCACAACGTTTTTGGGTAAAGCTATTGAGGGCATTTG GCACACAGGAGTAGTGGTATATGGTAATGAATACTATTTTGGAGGAGGCATACAGCATGACTCTGCTAGAAGAACTCCATATGGAACGCCAATTAAAGTGGTAGATTTGGGCATCACACATGTACCACAAGATGTATTTGAATTGTATTTGCAGGAAATTAGCCCCCGCTATGCAGCTGAAACATACAGTTTGCTTACTCACAACTGCAACAACTTCAGCAATGAGGTTGCACAATTTTTGGTGGGTGCAACCATTCCACAATATATTCTTCAGCTCCCTAATGAAGTTATGCGCAGTCCAATGGGTGCTCTTATAA TGCCTATGATGCAAAATCTGGAGACAACATTGAGAGCAGGAGCTGTCCCACAAGCTCCACAATTCAGGCCTCAGCCTTCACCAGCTGCAACAAATGTTAAGAAATCCAGAGTTAATGGTCCTAGTCCATCCACAAACAAAGTTGTCAGAGCGACCGATGAAGTTGTTAAATCTGAAGACACCAAGTCTAAGGAGCGAACAACGTCAGAGAAGTCAATACCTCGTGCTGTCAAGCCTTCTGCAGCAGTAGAGAAGCAGTCGGTTAATGGCGTTGCAGCAGACCCTATTGGGGATGCTCGGAGCAAGGTGCAGGAGGAGATCGATCGTGAATTTGCTGCAATCAAGGCTACTGGTACACTGCATGCAAGTGAAGCTGCGGCTCTTGCAACTAGGAGAGTGATGCAAAGATATGGGAATTTGCATTGA